AGGCTATTATACTTGGTGGCAGTGATACCTCAGCCGGAACACTTACTTGGGCCATCTCATTACTCCTGAACAATCGGCAAGCATTGAAAAAGGCCCAAGAAGAATTGGACCTGAATGTTGGCATGGGTAGGCAAGTTGAGGAGTCAGACATCAGAAACCTTGCATATCTTCAAGCCATTATCAAGGAAACCTTGCGGCTATACCCAGCTGGGCCTCTCCTAGGACCAAGGGAAGCCCAAGAAGATTGCAATGTGGGTGGTTATGATGTCCCTGCTGGAACACGGTTGGTGGTTAACCTGTGGAAGATTCATAGGGATCCAAGGGTGTGGGAAGAGCCTTCTGCTTTCAGACCAGAGAGGTTTCTGACAAGTGATGGTGTTGATGTTCGAGGCCAAAACTTTGAACTCATTCCCTTTGGGTCTGGTAGAAGGTCTTGTCCTGGCATGTCTTTTGCACTCCAAGTTCTTCACCTGACATTGGCTCGTCTGCTTCATGCATTTGAATTTGCAACTCCATCAGATGAACCAGTTGACATGACGGAGAGTCCTGGTTTAACAATTCCTAAGGCAACTCCCTTGGAGCTTCTTCTCTCTCCTCGCCTTCCACCCCAATTATATGCCTACTAAATTAACCATGCATCTTCTAATATTACCTTATTCTTCAACTATCAGTCTTATATGTCCTTATATTTTCCATTAAAATATTACCCAAGAGATCAAATAATAATCTCATTTTATAGTTGATGATATGCATTTCATCGTATGATATACTAATGGAGTCTAATAAGAAATTATGGTTAAggatatgaaaatataatatgcATCCAAATAAGGTCCTGAATTTCACCTtcaattatttacaaaagtCATTTTCGTGGCCATCGTTGTTTTCCTTTGAACTGTTCGTGCACGTCACTAACATTTTCCTAATTTTCTTCCTCGTGACGTTAAAGTCAGAGACATTGCTCTCATAGAACTGAAGCGAGAAACATAACtaagatattaattaatattggaAAATAACGCAACTCGCTACTCTAAAAACAACAACACATCGATAACTCTTTTAATGATAGAAtgaatatatgtttaaaatttaagataaaatataaatataattagaaatattattattttaaattatttggtaAATAATGTGTATTCTAAATTCATTAGaatcaatatattaaatttaacatgtccttttaatttaaaatatttatgtaaattaaataaatatattatcatttaaacgtaaattattatttttcatttttctaaaaaaaagtaatggtACCAGCAAAAATATCCTATTTTTTATTCCACTTATctaatatcaataaaatcatatttttattttaaaatataaaatcattttaaatgaatccactataaaagtaaaaataatattttttattagatgttgAAGTTTGGTAGAAAAATTAAGTGGtatacataaaaacaaaaattccttaaaaaaaaactataacaagTACTCTCAGCAcattatataaacataaataaacgAATTTTACTTTTGTCTACAAAACTATACAAGTTGATCCAAAGCGCGCAACTTGTCATGGAAGCAGCAGCGCTTGCTGGAGTAGCTGTCTTTCTATTACTTAGTTACTTCATCAAATGGGCTACAGCAGGTTCTGCTCGCAAGCCACCGGAAGCAGCCGGTGGCTGGCCTTTAATCGGCCACCTTCGCCTCTTTGGTCGCTCCGCCGGTCAGCCTCTATACGAAACGCTAGGAGGCTTAGCAGACAAGTATGGTCCAATATTCAGCATCCGAATCGGTGTGCATCAGGCGGTAGTGGTGACCTCTTGGGAGTTAGCGAAGGAGTGTTTTACCACTCTGGACGTTGTTGTATCATCTCGTCCCAAATTCAGCGCCGCAAAAATCTTGACATACGACTATGCTAGTTTTGGGTTTTCCCCTTACGGACAATTCTGGCGCGACATGCATAAGATTACGGTTTCGGAGCTACTTTCTACCCGACGTGCTGAACAGCTTCGAGGAATTAGAGATTCGGAGGTGCAGAGTTCGTTGAATGAACTATACGGAACGTGGGTGGAGAAAAGAGGTGATTTGTTGGTGGAGATGAAGGAGTGGTTCgggaacatgaatctgaacgtGATTCTGAGGACGGTTGCGGGAAAGCGATACGGTGTGGGGAATGGAGATGAGGAACGGATGAGGGTTCGGAGGGTACTGAGAGAATTCTTTGATTTGATGGGGGTGGTTGTGATTGGGGATGCGATTCCATTTCTTGGGTGGCTTGATTTGGGAGGTGAAGTGAAGGAGATGAAAAAAACGGCTGTAGAAATGGATAGCTTCATGTCTGAATGGTTGGAAGAACATCGCCAACGAAGAGACTCAGATGGGAAGAAAAGAGAGGAAGACTTCATTGATGTGTTGCTGTCTGCTCTGGACGGGGTCGACCTTGCTGGTCACGATGCCGACACTGTCATTAAAGCCACATGTCTGGTAAGCTGTCTCATAAGTAAAGTTCTTATTGAGTTCAACATAGTATATTTGTTTAGATAAGGATTGAAGTGATATcaggagaaaaataataaattgtttaatcGTAGTTAAGATCGAATTTGGCTAGTTTTATCAATGAAGAGGTTGAATAATGGAGATTTTATTCGAAATTTGCAACTGCTAATGCCTTGTTACATCTTACAGACATTAATAGCTGCAGCAACGGATACTACAACAGTTACTATGAGTTGGGCATTATCGGTATTGTTGAATAATCGCGATGCCTTGAAGAAAGTTGAAGATGAATTGGATGAGCATGTGGGGATGGAAAG
This DNA window, taken from Vigna radiata var. radiata cultivar VC1973A chromosome 5, Vradiata_ver6, whole genome shotgun sequence, encodes the following:
- the LOC106761018 gene encoding cytochrome P450 CYP82D47, with the translated sequence MEAAALAGVAVFLLLSYFIKWATAGSARKPPEAAGGWPLIGHLRLFGRSAGQPLYETLGGLADKYGPIFSIRIGVHQAVVVTSWELAKECFTTLDVVVSSRPKFSAAKILTYDYASFGFSPYGQFWRDMHKITVSELLSTRRAEQLRGIRDSEVQSSLNELYGTWVEKRGDLLVEMKEWFGNMNLNVILRTVAGKRYGVGNGDEERMRVRRVLREFFDLMGVVVIGDAIPFLGWLDLGGEVKEMKKTAVEMDSFMSEWLEEHRQRRDSDGKKREEDFIDVLLSALDGVDLAGHDADTVIKATCLTLIAAATDTTTVTMSWALSVLLNNRDALKKVEDELDEHVGMERAVNESDINKLVYLQAVVKESMRLYAAAPLPGPREFTSDCTLGGYHIQAGTRLILNIWKMQRDPRVWENPLEFEPERFLTTHKGVDVKGQHFELLPFGGGRRSCPGMSFALQMTHLALAAFLQAFKVTTPNNEPVDMSPVFGLTLIKATPLEVLIQPRLPHQRLLNNVS